The genomic DNA GTATTTGTTCAGTAATGAAGGTGTCACAGTAACAGTGTCTCAGCGAGTACTTTGTGCACTGAGGCATTGTTTGACAAAACGCGAAATGACTGAAATTCGCAACatcataatagtaataataataatgatttgtgaagaatttaaatttcgtggctggtatgacgcggcgtttcgtctcggccaagagactcatcagatacttttcgaattccagcaaactcgttgagcatcgcgctcaaagtcccgttcgcgaagtcataccagccacgaaatttaaattcttcacaagtacttgacaattttttttattgcatataactcgtgaactttgcggttgggaatccttctgcgatagaaggccagactgctaacatcttgacttcgcgaacgggactttgagcgcgatgctcaacgagtttactggaattcgaaaagtatctgatgagtctcttggccgagacgaaacgccgcgtcataccagccacgaaatttaaattcttcacaagtacttgacaatttttttttattgaataataataataataataataataataataataataataataataataataataataataataataataataataataataataagtacgAGAAGACAAAACATTGTGTTaataaagaagaaagagaagctTGATGTAAAAATATAACACAAATAGCAGCCGTATAAACATGCATTATTAAGAACAATTTGTCAGGCATTGTGGCGCATTTTGAGGGTTAAAATGTACTATGATTTTAGGCCGCTGAAGTAAACcaatgaaaaatatgaaattgtGCAATTGTTCAATTAATTTCAACACTTACAAATAAGCTTTATGAAACTCTCCTTCATCtcttacaatttttgaaaactcgGATGACAAGATTTTGTAATTTCTAGCCAGCTTCGCTTGATGGTGTGTATTTTCATTGAGGCATACTAAGCCATTCAACTTGCAAACACTCGCGAAATTGTTcagactgtttttttttgtctttcagttTAAGTTTATATTTCCTTCAAAGTGATAGTAATAGTAATACAGTTTATATTCTTGAGCATAAATATGTTTTGGGCCTCTGAGTCGGACCCAAAGCATATTTACGCCCGGGGACATAAACGCTATTGTTTTATTGCTTCAACACCAAATTTAGTGTCGAGGTATCTCTTGCGTATTTCTGCTAATATGGGACCCCCAACGTCCGAAAACGGAAAAGGAGACCTTTTAATTCCAAATGAGTATGCcaacatttttatttgaaaactaTGGCGGCTCGCTTAATTTATATACATCAAGCAAATTGGTGCATAAAGGCACTGTGATTGAAATAAAAAGGAATACGAAAAATTGTAATGGCTCAGTTTCAAGATATAGACTCAGATAAAAGACCCAGTTTTAAACAATTAGCGTGACCTCGATGCCCTAAATATGAAGTAAGGTCTTGTAAGggatttttaataataataataataataataataataataataataataataataataataataataataataataataataatttttcctCGGAGCCCTCGAGTTCCTCCATTTTAATTTGTTAAGAGTGAATTTTCATCAATAAAAATTCAGCGATTTACGATAAAACACTTAATGACGTTTCCCAACTTTCATAGGATTTTTTGCGgatctatttcagttcgttgCTGGGGTGTTCTCTTTCAAATCATGTCAAAATAGTGGATAGGAAGCATGgcaaataaatttgaaaacaataattgaCTTCTGAGATTTATTCGAATAGAGGGTGCTTTTAAAGGGAACTttcacttcaacaaaaaaataacaggaaataatcgtttacagtcaagtcaatctaaagtattttcaaggaaagtgtttgtatccgaaataagtaagttttagaatcgcccattgttgttttcaaatttcgcggcgccgccatcttgaataattgtgaggTGTGACGGTTGCCCTatagctctttgtgtcagaacaataagGCAAGCGTAACACGtgacaattgttcaagatggctgcgccttcgaaatttaaaattagaactacgcgattttaaaattcacttttcaaTTGGTATAAgcactgttttaaaaacaaagttccttcggtttaaacttattctgtagtaagagtggaggttcccttaaatgaataggccatttcagagttcacgtctgcctcctactttcagcacgagaagataaaattcgtatccccgcacggccatgtaatatcctctatatccgTGAAGGATATGATTTCACTGGATTAAAACGCGCGGGGAATTGCAAGAATTGCAGGGAAACAAGCGGGATTTTACTCTTTATTTCCGTTCTCGCTATTTGATTACAAGTATTAATCGCTTTAATGCCCAATTAAAAGAACTTCGACAAGTTGTCTAGACGAATAGCTTGTCTCCAGAGTAATTTTCGATTTTTACTGATTGTGTAATGGCTATAACGTCTTATTGGGCTTAATTGAGGTACGTTCTGTATGAGTCGCATACGTCTTCGATCTATTCGATTTAAAACTGATTAAACCTGAACGATCGTTTTAACAGCAACTTAAACACAATATTTGGCTGTAAAGCCctcctcttttcttttgttgtacaaaggatttgtccaactttCTCCATTTATTTGTGCCATAAAATGCAGTATTTAATGCTTGTGGAACTATTGTTTGTATATATCAGTATACGGTAACTCCAGCTTAAATCCTTTTCCGAATTTTTTTCCCGAATCTCTAGAAATGCTTTTAATGTCCGAATTCTTGGTAGCCCTGTTTATtgcattttgtcatttttgtaCAGTTATCAcgtttctctgccaaagtctgTTTCTTTGTAGCTTATGCTATTTTCTTCTACTTTTATAAGTTTGCGACCCTACAAGCTTTTTAGCTTTGAATTTGATATCATGTATAAACAAAGATTatatttccaaatggtctggatagcacaagtgttactaatattcccgggggggggggggggtactcgatatatccctgggtggggaggtgcggcgcggcccctcataccctgaccctgtttaagacaaatatcgctgattttcctacccattttaagacagaattccgatttttgataccctgtttaggaCATTTAActcagtttaagacaaaaattgataaatcgataccctgattaagacaaaaaatgataaattcgataccctgttcaagacaaaaatcccgaaaaacataccctggctggccgcacgtccccattaagcccttataagggagtacccccccccccccccccccccccccccccccccccccccgggctaatattttaaaagatacaaccacacttttgaattttcggaacatgtttcgatgtttcaaacataatcttcagccatagtgagtgtaacattaaattttttacaagataattcgtgtatatatataactatcaatacaatgattctttgtagaataaatgttcgttacaagtacgtaaaatacgtacttgtaacgaacatttaatctacaaagaatcattgtattgatagttatatatatatatatatatatatatagggagtctgtaagtcgattttctcgtagaacagtgctcaatacgttgaagcagagcggaataaatattttaagagaaaaaaggacgcaactacatttcccgacaagcctgtttcgtgaatcgcttcactcttcaggggtttaaacccctgaagagtgaagcgattcacgaaacaggcttgtcgggaaatgtagttgcgtccttttttcctcttaaaatatttatatatatatatatatatatatatttaatgttacactcactatggctgaagatgatgtttgaaacatcgaaacatgttccggaaattcaaaagtgtggttgtattttttaaaatataaagattatattgtattgtattgcataatTGCGAATCATTGCGCAATGTACCATTGCTACATGAGCTTTGGTGTCGAGGTCGACAATCAAATTTTTAACCGTGAATTCAGTTTATATCGGTCTTGTTCTTTCTGGCAATGAAGTGTTCGCCGGCTTTACCCTTCTCGACTGAAGActtttttcaaagcttttcGGTACTTAGGTAAACGCCAGGCAAAGACAAATGGATCAAGAAGAGACTTCAAAAAGAGTGTGTTATTCGTCACGACGCCAGCAATTCGTAGTGAGAGACTtacttttgtcttttctcctgAGTAGAGGTAGATATACCACACAATAGCGCTTGGTTGAGAACAAATCAATAGAATAACGATTATAACTAAATTTAATCTAACAAAGTTCTTCTCTATGAGTTTCTGCTGTGTTGGTCGTTCACTCGGTGTACAGGAATCCCGGGTTTCTTGACATCCCTCGCTTGTTGCGGTGTTTATTGTTGTTAGCGTTAAGCGTCGCGTCACAGTCATTTGTTTTCCAAAAGCTCTCTGCAGCAGCAAGTAGATAATGACAGTCAAAAACAGCGAAAAGGTGGAATGAAGGTGCAAGTCAATCTTCGTGATGACCTCTCTTGACACTCCAACCAGTTGTAAGCTTTCAAACAGAATAGCGTATAAGAAAAGCCCCACCACACACGCTACGGTGTTACGAACGGTGATCAAACGCTTGAATTTGAACGGAAAGACTACCTCGGCGTATTGTGCAAAGGTGAACGCCAAGACAATGAAGAAAGACGTATTC from Montipora foliosa isolate CH-2021 chromosome 7, ASM3666993v2, whole genome shotgun sequence includes the following:
- the LOC138010679 gene encoding adrenocorticotropic hormone receptor-like, with the translated sequence MNVTSIATQYLMPPSWATTLLVSGTFLAVICPITVLSNALLLIATYKDPFKTFRTPSAYFVVGLAFVDLITGLIPEPMTITCYYRFYNNHPDRNHCVKILEVAGTIAAITMNTSFFIVLAFTFAQYAEVVFPFKFKRLITVRNTVACVVGLFLYAILFESLQLVGVSREVITKIDLHLHSTFSLFLTVIIYLLLQRAFGKQMTVTRRLTLTTINTATSEGCQETRDSCTPSERPTQQKLIEKNFVRLNLVIIVILLICSQPSAIVWYIYLYSGEKTKVSLSLRIAGVVTNNTLFLKSLLDPFVFAWRLPKYRKALKKVFSREG